The Perca flavescens isolate YP-PL-M2 chromosome 8, PFLA_1.0, whole genome shotgun sequence DNA window GCTTTCATTATGAATGTTTCAAAAAGGGTTAATAAAGAAATGATTTTGTCCCCGCAGCACTAACAATTTATCCTGTTTTCACCATATGATTTCACCATATTATCTGTGTTTCACATCAAGGTTTTTTAAAAGAGTACTTTTGTACACTGTAACTAGTCTTACTAAAATTTAGTAAGAGTTTACAGTTTGAGGAAAACCGactgtatataaaaaacctTGTTTCAGCCACAATGATTTTTATTTgacatggcttttttttttttgtcccaaatCACAATATATCTCAAATAAATTGAACAAATATATAAGGAATATGAATGATAAAAGCCACTGAATATTAAGAAATACTATAATAAACAATTCCGAAATAAGTAAATATAGTTACATGGATACATCATTTGATGTAATCCTGTGCTGCTTGGCATTGTAAATACATGCAACATTAACTGATGTGATAGTTGTTTTTTGGCTTTCTCCCTAAAACAACCTTACAATGCCTCTGCAAGTAAATGATCTCAATCTGACTACTGACATTTTACCAATCAATATTTACATGACTACAAATGAAAACACTAcattaaaacatactgtatctcCTCTAAATAGTTATCTGACAAGTGTGTAATTGGTCAAAGAAGATCCTTTCCCAATAGGTTTCCTTCTCAACGATATTTGTCCTTAAATTGCAACAATATGTTGATGTCAGACTTAAGAGTAAAACATGGACAGAAAAGGAATTTCTATGAACACAATGTGTGTTGATCCGGCTCCTTAATCTCAGTGAATAAGGAAAGAAACAGCTGCATGAACCTGTTCTGTAAAGACATACTAGTTTTTGAATGGTTAAGAGATTTTAGCGCATTTTAGGTTTTACAAAATACTTCAAATAAATCAAaccttttaaacaaattaacatGAGAATAGAATGTACAtgaatacaataataaatatacCATGTATGAAATTAGTTAAATTCAGAAATGGCTCTGTgttctgataaaaaaaagaaaattgttgataaaagaaaaagtggATGTTGTGTAAAAGGTAATCAGACTATGAACAACAAACCCTGCGACTCAGATCGCTGAAGATCATTTCATCttgatttatgaaaaataatTCTAATGCATGAAATAGCAATGACAAGTTATAAATGCTCTTTGGACGGTCCATATTCCTCTAGATTTAAATTCTGCAACAAAAAGTCCAGTCATCAGAAACAATGTAGGCTCTTTCTTCTGcagcttaaattaaaatgtaacactGTCGTTTATACCTCCTCAGCCAGCTGTAACTCACAGACTGATGTCTGTTAATAAGATGGATGCCTTGAATGTGTCCTCAGAGCCGCACTCTGCGACACTCTGGGTTCGGTTCAGCATCCTCTTCACAGAGCAGTGAATTATTACTCCTCAAAGCACATCCCGAGGCTGCCTGCTTCTCTCAGATCAGTCAGGAGCCTGGGAGGCTTCACGCTGTGTCTGCGGATCCAACGCACAAACACAGTCTCACAATCACACAAATCCAGGTTTCATGGAGGACTTGAAACATTTAGGACAACCCTTTGTCCCGTTTGTCTGCAGACACCTGAAAGGATTAAAAAGGCGGAGTGTCAACTGCTTTATCTGTCGGCTTGTAAGCctgttaaaataaagaaatacacatttctgaaatgtttgacaacattttttaaatagtacGCTAAAACACCTACTTGAGATGGAAAATGTGGGAACAGGGTAAGGCCTGCAGTTTTTGGTCCCTGTCCCCGATGGACTCTCCACACATGCCGCAGTAGAGCTCCAGCTCCTCGACACACTGCAGGAACTTCACCACCTGCTCTCTGAGCTCCTCCTGCTGCCCCCGGCTCCGATAAATCCCTTCACTCAGGCAGTGCACCTTTAGCGTACACAGCTTAAGATACAAATCAGAAAAAAGACAACGTGATATGTAGACTCTGCCTTATATCTGCCTGAGCAAATTAAACATGAGCTGGGCAGATTCTTCTTGTTCCCAGGCTAGTATGTGGGGCTGGGCTGAAACTAAACATTACTAAAGGTAATCATTTTAATGTAAGTTGATGTcttcaaaatgtcttgttttgcccgACCAGTAGTCAAAaaccccaaagatattcagattACAATCATGTGTGACAaagcatttttgcttaaaaaaagactaaagcGATTATTCGATTATTAAACAAGTTGCAGATTAATTCTGTCAAATGACTTAATGATTAATCTACTAATAGTTACAGCTCTACATGTATCCTGTGTAACATCAGTTACCTTGTTTCCCATCCCATCTGCCAATTCTTGTGCTCGCTGTAAAGAATCAAGAGCCTGAGAAATAAACATTGAGACAGGGTGTGTCACAATTACATTACATAATTACTACATTATTATGAGAAATAATACAACAATTATATCCGTCATAAGACTGagatatatataaaatgatgGTACCTTGTCAAATTCTTTCTGCAGAAGCCAACACTTTGCAACTCCCAGGTAGACTTGCGATTGTCCGAGACGGTTTCCGATCTCAGTCATGATACCCAGTGCAGACTCGTAGCGAGGGAATGCTTTCTAGATGGATGAAGTAAAATGCCAAAATAAAGCTCCCCATATAGATGCCAGAGCAACAAACAGTGTAAGGAAAATACTAAGTAAATACTAAGTAGTTCAGTCAAAACTTTCTATGAGAaatgcaaaaatatataaatcaaaAGATAAAATCTTATTGTTAATCCAACAAGTCTGCACAAATGGTGGCACCTTACATCAGCGTCACGCCTGCAGCGGTGTATGTCTGCAAAGTTTAGTAAGCACAGAGCCTGCAGAGGACGGTCACCGTGCTGCAGAGCAATCTTCATAGATTCCTGTTCAAGTGGAAGACAGGGGTTTTAGAGTCTGACCCCCTCACCTGTGAGACCAAATTCTAATGATGGAAATTGGACTTTCAAGTTagtcaggttttttttaattagcagaTACATTTTAATTGAATGGCAGTATTAAACTATACAGTAACATAATGTATAATATGCCTTCTAAAATAAAGCCTAATATGGATGCAAATATTTCATTGGGTACGTTTAactcaaaaacaaacattctgtGGATGAGAGCATTAAGCAGAGAGTTGTTTATAATGAAAAGATGTGCGAACCCTGAAACCGAAGGTCATATTGAAACTACTTTTACAAATGGCatattatttcatttagcaGTTTCAagatattttcaaataaaactaGACTGATAAGTGATGCAAAACGTAAGATGTTGTTTTACCTTTAGGACTCCTTTTGTACTCTGGTATTGTAAATATGACTACATTTGTAAGTTGTTTGTCTAAATGCGTTTGGTAATAAATCTGAAATGCATCCTGCTGTCTTGTTACTTTACTTTTGCAGTCCAAGGCAATGACATTAAGTTATTTTTCACCCTCAGTACATAATTAGAACAGAGTAAAGACCAAAGCCACCCTCTTCATTAACACTTTAAACCAGCGCCTCTGTGAGCATATTTTTGTCAAGGCCTGGTACAACAGAACAACTGGTGCTTGCACCTGTCAGCAGCGCAACATCTACTGTTTCTCCAGCTCTGAcatcaaaacagacaaacacatcagGGGACAGCGACTTTGTGAGGAAACAAAAACTGTCACATTCTTCAGAAGTTATGCAAGTTTGTCTTTGTGGGGGTGAGTCCCGTCTATGAGGACTGTTATCGTGTGTTGGACGGTTATAAAACCATACCTCACAGCACTCCATGGCGTCTGGCAGGCGCTCCAGTTTCCTGTAGGCGACAGACATGTGGTACTGGCTCATGGCTCGATACTTGAGGCTCCAACCCTTGCCGTAGTCATTGACCAGCTCAGCTGCTTTGCAGGGAAAGAACAGGGCTTTCTCATAGTCCTGTTGGAAGAGGTTATTGATGAGTAAGACCTTGCCCACAAATGGCAGTATCTTAGACATTCTATTTAGAAACTACCGGCATGGACTTTTTGGTTTGTCATTCCTTCCTAAGACAATTCAACCTTTAACAGTATTTAAACAAAGAACCTTTTAGAAAATTTGTATTTTTGATATACGTGTCTCCAATTGTTTCATAAAATAACGAGTCATATGAGAGCATTCTTCAAACGCCACTTCATCACAATCCCATTTAAACCAATCCTCCCTAGGAAGCCGAGGGATTACTCTTACAAATCTCTGATGTCAAGGGTACTACATGAGTCCCCCGCCGGCCAGCCCACTCACTCCGCCCTTGTTTCACAATGCCCAGTCCCACATGAGCTAGCCATTGATGATGTTTGCTTGGATGCTCGGCAGCGTTATCATACTCCGACCACAAACACGTTGGCAACATCAGTATTGATTGCGCAATCAAGGCACACGTGCAGTCCAATGCATGTTTCACCCAAACAAAATACCTGAGAAGTCTGCAACGatcaaagtattttgttttttttttttttcaggaaagGAAAGTTTCTTAATCAGACTCCTTGTATTTTATTATGTGATACAAGAATACATTTTGAAGACATTTAGTCAAAAAGGTAATGCTGAGCAAAGACTAGGAGGTAGTATCTGCAGTGCAGCACACATTAAAATGAGCAAAAGCTTTCAGAAAAATCAAATCTCATTGATTTTATACCTTAAGGTGGACATAGATGTTTCCCAGACTGCAGCAGACTCTGCACTCCAGCATCTTGTCGTCATTGTTGTGTGCGTAGCGAAGGGCCTTCTCGTAGCTCTCCAAAGCTTTCTGGAAGACACTGAGGCCCAGGAAGGCATTGCCCATGCTAAGACATACCTGGCCGTTGAGCTGCAGGCTGACAGTGGTTCCCTGCATGTTTAAGCAGGTCTTACAATAGGACACAGTTTTCTGGAAGTCGCACAGCTTCTCGTTGCTGCGCGCCAAGTTCAGGTAGCCCTCCGTCAGGTAGTCTGGGTCCTCCATTTCTCTGGCTGTGTCGATTTGATCTAGAGCGTACTGcgaagagagagtgagtgtgaggtGATGGCAAATTGTGAATCAATTTAAatagatactaaataaaaagatgtatagaaaaaatatatataattagaaAGACATGAGGCCTCTACTTTATTAAGTCCTCATTAAAGCGGGGTGAAAGAGAGTGGGTGCTGCTTGAATAAAGTTGTGGTTATGTCAACAAGACACCCCACACTGATACTCGGGTTGCAGGGCACTTATTTACTCAGCGTCGTGTGGAAGCCACAAATTAACCCATGCTTCTCAAGATTACTGTAAATGGAACCAAGagggtgacctttgacctcttctTGTTCAATAGTCACTTGGACGTTGTAGAAGTGTTAAAATGCAACTACAGCACAAACTGTACCACTCCTGAGTGGAGATAATGATGACATAAAATCAATGGGATATTTAGTGACACACACATTAATGGTTGCATAACAAAAtatgatcacacacacaatagtaaaaatgtgagaaatgtcttaatgaattatttaaacCAAATGACAACACAGATATTTAGAGTAGgacactgattatatatatatatatatatatatatatatatatatatatatatatatatataaaattggtTACTTAActagatttttattttgacatattttattaatcccgcaagggaaaaaaagttataaatgtTATGGAATGTAGCATACTGTTATTTAGGAGGCTTACCTTGAGCATATCTTTATATTTTCCCATTTCTGAGTGAGCTGTGATCAGGCACCCCAACACCCGAAACTTCCCTCCAGGATCTGAGGTCTTCTCCAGCACCTTTGTCCAGACATGCAGGGCTTTGTCTGTCTGATTGGACTGATACAACCTCAGGCCCTTCTCTATCTGCTGCTTGGTTTGGTCCTGGCCCATCTCTGGTGCAAGGCGCCTCATAAAAATATTCATTCGTTTAGGCCATGCAATTTCAGTGAGGCAGCAAGAAAATAGATCCTTGCCATGCACAGAACAACTCCGAAGAAGATCCCTTGAAGACGATCCTCCGAGAGGCCGCTGCCAGAAGTCCTGCCAGATCCCGCTCTCTCAGCTCCGGCTGTGCTGAGATGGAGAGGAAACTGGATCCACCAAAGTAAAACGGCAACACACCAAGACCATTATCACCAGTCGCTTCGCGGAGAGCCAGAAAAATATCTTCCCCATTTAACCCTGCAATGATCCCCTCTCACCATCAAGTGTTTAAAAATTCTCCCTCAGATTTCCGCTTGAAAAATGCCAAAGAAACACGTTTCCCGGCGGAGTGCTAGCAGTGATATCCCAGAATATCTGCTCCCTCCACACCCCAGCAAAAGGAATtctcagcccccccccccctgtgtCCAACCCCCTCCACCTTCCTCCTACTGCTGGCGCTACAGCAGATGGCCTTGTCACTCTAGACCATGTGTCCCTTCAGGAATTCTGTCCTTCCCTCAGCAAGCAGTCCCAAGGTCACTACAGCTCCTAGCGATCTACCTTTGCACTAAACCTCACTCACTGACCAAACACTGGactacacatttacacattacaACCCTCTGGAGCATTAAACACACATCCACAAATTGATCTCACCAGACTCTCACATGTGGGACTGTGAACTGTGATATGGGGGCTATAAACAGCGTTATTGCCCAACGTTAAGCGACTGCATGTCAGATGGTGCTCGTAGTGGCCGTCAGTTCCTATTGCGAGTTCTTATGGAGGTGCATATGTGCCCCCAGAAACCCCCACCCCTCATCTTGGCGTCAGCAACTGATGCCTAGAATAGTTCACAAAGTCTGACATGTTACTGGGCTTGGGTTTCAGCTGCACAGCCTCCTGCAACACATCAATGGGATCAAAGTTTTGGCCTCTCTGTAGTAGCTTTCTCTCCTTCAACTCCCCTTTTCCTCCCCCAAGGACAAAACAGGCACCTTTACCACCTCGCCATTCACAAGATGCATTACCAATCCAAAGATAAATACTGTTAGGAGTTATGTCTTTGTTGTGGCAAAGCTTTCAATAGCTACGCCGCAACAAAGCACACCATTTCTAAATGCATCGCTGTATAATTGCAAGAATGAAAGATCCTAAATCTCTGGTAATACATGGTTAATGCATAAAGGCTAAAGGGCCATAAATATCAGAACAACAGTGACAGCTTGTACAGTAGCTACAGCGATATATTTCCCATTTTTGATTTTGGTTGAACATGAACATCAAAAAATACAATCTCAAGACAAGAAACTGTGAAAAATTGAAAAGTTAGAAAACATCCTCTGTTATCATGTTTATGCACATTTGACATCTGAGAATATTTAACCTACAACATCatgatacatttatttacttacgATATACCGAaggatgttttatgtttttacaccGAAGTTGGTCATGCGTGTCAATAAACAAGCAGTGCACAGGAAACAATGTTGATTAGTTCATCACTGGTTACAGCATCAATTGTCAATGACTTCAATTGTTTGACTTCTCAGCTACTTCTAAGTGTCCACAATGAGAAACACTGGAATAATAGaggaaagagacacacaccgCTGAGCTGTTTTTACTGGTCTGGTGTCACAATGGAATGAGTGACACAGAAACCAGCTgagtaaatacatttaaagcaGGTCTCCTCACAGGATGTCTGAACAGTGAAGTCATGGTAAGTTATCCAACAGTCTTCCCTGATTCCTCCGTGGCAGCTGTGTGGACCACATTATGAACATCCAGAGGCTGGTTTAGGCCAAAACAAACTGCCAGTTTGTGAGGAGGATTTTTATACCTCTGATAACCGAGATGACAGACGTGGCCGGGTTAAACTTCAACGTGTTTGCGTCACCTTTCTTACATTTGTCCCGGAAGACGTATATGCAGCCGTTACAGCTGGCCACCTTCCACAGTGAAGGAACGCAGCTCCACACCTCAGGGAAGCGCAGGCGGGTGAAGCTCTCCAGCAGAGGGTTGTAGCACACCAGGGAGTCTCCCTCTGCTACGATGAAGATCACATCCATGTGGACCGCAGCGTGCATGCAGCCCGCGAACGGTAGCATGTAAGGTTTGATCTGGCACTTCTGGGAGGCGGTGTCAAAGCACTGAATCAGTCGAGACGGCTTAGTAAAAAAGTCCATGTCATTCTCCTCCCCTCCAAGCAGGTAGATGGTACCTCCCAGGTTTACACCAGCAGCCCCGGACACTGCAGTGTCCAGCTGGCTGGTCTCTGTCCACATGTTGTCCTTCACTGTGTAATAGATGACGGCGTTAGAAAGTGTGTCCTGCAACGTCTTACCTCCTAGAGAGTAGATAGCGTCCTCAGTAGAGACAGAGACCATTGTATGGTGGAGGCGGTCTCTGGGCAGTGGGGCGCAGCGCTCCCAGTCCATGGTGTGCATGTTGCACTTCCACATGCGGCGAGGGATGGACCCCCCCACCACATACAGGTCACCTCCGTGTTTACAGGCTGCAGTGATCTGATGGCATAAACTGTTCTGGCCGCTTACGCTGATCGCATCGTCCTCGTCACAGTGAAGCGACACAGCCAGGGAGTGAGTCCGCGCCTCCTCTTTACCAATCAGGTAAATGTGGACATTTTCCCCAATTTCCTGTAGACATATAAGACAAAGACATATCAGACCTCAGAGATACAAATAATTACAGCAGACATCAAATGAGAGCACcctctttaaaaaatatttttcagctCTAGATGAAAGAATGTTACCTTGAGATTTTCTTGGAGGATACAAGAAAactcctctctctccaccttGTTGTGGTTTATCCACG harbors:
- the rapsn gene encoding 43 kDa receptor-associated protein of the synapse, which codes for MNIFMRRLAPEMGQDQTKQQIEKGLRLYQSNQTDKALHVWTKVLEKTSDPGGKFRVLGCLITAHSEMGKYKDMLKYALDQIDTAREMEDPDYLTEGYLNLARSNEKLCDFQKTVSYCKTCLNMQGTTVSLQLNGQVCLSMGNAFLGLSVFQKALESYEKALRYAHNNDDKMLECRVCCSLGNIYVHLKDYEKALFFPCKAAELVNDYGKGWSLKYRAMSQYHMSVAYRKLERLPDAMECCEESMKIALQHGDRPLQALCLLNFADIHRCRRDADKAFPRYESALGIMTEIGNRLGQSQVYLGVAKCWLLQKEFDKALDSLQRAQELADGMGNKLCTLKVHCLSEGIYRSRGQQEELREQVVKFLQCVEELELYCGMCGESIGDRDQKLQALPCSHIFHLKCLQTNGTKGCPKCFKSSMKPGFV
- the kbtbd4 gene encoding kelch repeat and BTB domain-containing protein 4 yields the protein MESSEEGGLSVGGSVGEENYFLGYTFTDRSHSSRVVKSIMDLCLEDGLFADVTITVDSKEFHLHRLVLSAQSSFFRTMFTSNLKESHNRSIELKDVSATVFQLLIDYIYHGTIKLRVEELQDTYEMADMYQLTALFEECSRFLSRTVEVKNCLQVMWLADRHSDQELYTAAKHCAKIHLAQVHQTEEFLNLPLCLLLDIIKDGVPSSQNPTMAIESWINHNKVEREEFSCILQENLKEIGENVHIYLIGKEEARTHSLAVSLHCDEDDAISVSGQNSLCHQITAACKHGGDLYVVGGSIPRRMWKCNMHTMDWERCAPLPRDRLHHTMVSVSTEDAIYSLGGKTLQDTLSNAVIYYTVKDNMWTETSQLDTAVSGAAGVNLGGTIYLLGGEENDMDFFTKPSRLIQCFDTASQKCQIKPYMLPFAGCMHAAVHMDVIFIVAEGDSLVCYNPLLESFTRLRFPEVWSCVPSLWKVASCNGCIYVFRDKCKKGDANTLKFNPATSVISVIRGIKILLTNWQFVLA